One Punica granatum isolate Tunisia-2019 chromosome 3, ASM765513v2, whole genome shotgun sequence genomic window carries:
- the LOC116199680 gene encoding protein TOC75-3, chloroplastic: protein MPSFAASNHLLSPALAHSLTSRRRLPSSSSSQNPKFVPSVKCSLPSSNPTSDSPKTLNPTTIFTALKKPFSATAVAAASFSILLHFSPIELSGGGANPPGSGGGGGGWGDGGGGDSGGGGFWQRIFSAAPAIADEPQNQEWDSHGLPANIVVQLNKLSGFKKYKLSEILFFDRRRWATVGTEDSFFEMVSLRPGGVYTKAQLQKELETLATCGMFEKVDMEGKTNPDGTLNLTISFTESTWQSADKFRCINVGLMAQSKPIEMDPDMTDKEKLEYYRSQEKDYRRRIDRARPCLLPGPVHREILQMLREQGKVSARLLQKIRDRVQKWYHDEGYACAQVVNFGNLNTKEVVCEVVEGDITQLMIQFQDKLGNVVEGNTQLPVIRRELPKQLRQGHVFNIEAGKQALRNINSLALFSNIEVNPRPDEKNEGGIIVEIKLKELEQKQAEVSTEWSIVPGRGGRPTLASLQPGGTVSFEHKNIKGLNRSILGSVTTSNFLNPQDDLAFKLEYVHPYLDGVYNPRNRTLRASCFNSRKLSPVFTGGPGVDEVPPIWVDRAGLKANITENFTRQSKFTYGLVMEEVTTRDEGSHISPTGQRVLPSGGISADGPPTTLSGTGIDRMAFLQANITRDNTKYVNGAIVGQRNVFQLDQGLGIGSKFPFFNRHQLTCTGFFQLKQVEEGAGKPPPPVLVLHGHYGGCIGDLPSYDAFTLGGPYSVRGYNMGELGAARNILELAAELRVPVRNTHMYVFAEHGNDLGSSKLVKGNPTEVYRRLGHGSSYGFGLKFGLVRAEYAVDHNSGTGSVFLRFGERF from the exons ATGCCGTCATTCGCCGCCTCCAACCACCTCCTCAGCCCCGCCCTCGCCCACTCCCTCACGTCCCGCCGCAGACTTCCGTCGTCGTCATCCTCCCAGAACCCTAAATTCGTTCCCTCTGTCAAATGCAGCCTTCCCTCGAGCAACCCCACCTCCGATTCCCCCAAAACCCTAAACCCCACCACCATCTTCACCGCCCTCAAGAAACCTTTTTCCGCCACCGCCGTTGCTGCCGCCTCATTCTCCATCCTCCTCCATTTCTCCCCCATTGAGCTCTCCGGTGGAGGCGCCAACCCCCCCGGCTCCGGGGGCGGCGGAGGTGGATGGGGGGATGGGGGTGGTGGGGATTCTGGCGGAGGTGGATTCTGGCAGAGGATTTTCTCCGCCGCGCCTGCTATCGCCGACGAGCCACAGAACCAGGAGTGGGACTCCCACGGCCTGCCTGCCAACATTGTCGTCCAGCTCAACAAGCTCAGCGGGttcaagaagtacaagctcTCTGAGATCTTGTTCTTCGATAGGAGGAGGTGGGCTACCGTCGGCACTGAGGATTCGTTCTTCGAGATGGTGTCTCTTCGGCCCGGGGGCGTCTACACCAAGGCTCAGCTGCAAAAGGAGCTCGAGACACTGGCCACCTGTGGGATGTTCGAGAAGGTCGACATGGAGGGCAAGACGAACCCCGATGGGACTCTGAACCTCACCATCTCCTTCACCGAGAGCACTTGGCAGTCTGCTGACAAGTTCCGGTGCATCAATGTGGGCTTGATGGCTCAGTCAAAGCCAATTGAGATGGATCCCGACATGACTGACAAGGAGAAACTCGAGTACTACAG GAGCCAAGAGAAGGACTATCGGAGGAGAATCGATAGGGCGAGACCCTGTCTTTTGCCGGGTCCTGTGCACAGGGAGATTCTGCAGATGTTAAGGGAGCAGGGCAAGGTGAGCGCGAGGTTGCTGCAGAAGATCAGGGATAGGGTCCAGAAATGGTACCATGATGAAGGGTATGCCTGTGCTCAAGTTGTGAATTTTGGCAATTTGAATACTAAGGAAGTCGTGTGCGAGGTGGTGGAAGGAGACATTACCCAGCTCATGATCCAGTTCCAGGACAAGCTTGGCAATGTCGTCGAAGGGAACACGCAGTTGCCTGTGATTAGAAGAGAATTGCCCAAACAG CTTCGGCAAGGCCATGTTTTCAACATAGAAGCTGGGAAACAAGCTCTCAGGAACATAAACTCTCTAGCTCTGTTTTCGAACATAGAAGTGAACCCACGGCCTGATGAGAAGAACGAGGGAGGCATTATTGTCGAGATTAAACTTAAGGAGCTCGAACAGAAACAGGCTGAAGTTAGCACAGAATGGAGTATTGTCCCTGGACGTGGAGGGCGCCCCACGTTG GCTTCGCTTCAGCCTGGAGGAACTGTTTCCTTCGAGCACAAAAATATCAAAGGGCTCAACAGATCTATTCTTGGTTCAGTGACAACCAGCAACTTCTTAAACCCTCAA GATGATCTTGCTTTTAAGCTCGAGTATGTTCATCCATATCTCGATGGTGTCTACAATCCAAGGAATCGTACACTTCGTGCGAGCTGCTTTAATAGCAGGAAACTGAGTCCGGTCTTTACAGGGGGGCCTGGTGTTGATGAAGTACCCCCAATATGGGTTGATCGAGCTGGACTTAAAGCCAATATAACGGAG AACTTCACCCGTCAAAGCAAATTCACTTATGGGCTTGTGATGGAAGAGGTGACGACTCGTGATGAGGGCAGCCACATCTCTCCTACCGGCCAGAGAGTGTTGCCGAGTGGGGGAATCAGTGCAGATGGACCCCCAACGACCCTCAGTGGGACTGGTATCGATCGAATGGCATTCTTACAAGCAAACATCACTCGTGACAACACCAAGTATGTTAATGGTGCCATTGTTGGTCAAAGGAATGTGTTTCAG CTGGACCAAGGCCTAGGCATTGGGAGCAAATTCCCATTCTTTAACCGCCACCAGCTTACCTGTACGGGATTTTTCCAGTTAAAGCAAGTCGAGGAAGGTGCTGGCAAACCGCCACCCCCTGTCCTGGTTCTTCATGGCCATTACGGGGGCTGTATAGGGGACCTCCCAAGTTATGATGCTTTCACTCTTGGAGGTCCCTACTCAGTTAGGGGTTACAATATGGGCGAGTTGGGTGCAGCTAGAAATATACTCGAG CTTGCGGCTGAGCTCAGGGTACCTGTGAGGAACACCCACATGTACGTATTTGCGGAACATGGGAATGACCTGGGAAGTTCAAAACTTGTGAAAGGGAACCCAACAGAGGTCTACCGGCGCTTGGGCCATGGCTCGTCTTATGGGTTTGGACTCAAGTTCGGGCTGGTACGAGCAGAATATGCTGTCGATCACAACTCTGGCACTGGATCGGTGTTCCTTCGGTTTGGAGAAAGATTTTGA